A window from Verrucomicrobiia bacterium encodes these proteins:
- a CDS encoding cohesin domain-containing protein translates to MFMVGGLTALFGGAFLLQHTLAAPGQFSITGAGSVQNGNNITVGVRVNPGTAIDTIDATLTYDQSKLQFVSANSGGSGFPYELPGSGGGGTVGMVRFVSPGTVSTDVLITQVTFKALAGSGTTNLQVSGTGALVGVGTTPSNGSATITLTSPAPAPSPSPTPSPNPSTPNPKPSPSPSPSPSGGSSSGGGSSSGGSSNSGSGGSGSSGGTANNSGSKPAIDLDVQRRRIEFTKALFLAKAKTKFRMFIKYGLENQLVAQTELTGFGTEHEVMLNESVILPGTKFYYQVIAEDEQGNRTEMPVETFKTKGYKIHMYLVDKYEKPLRNKKVVLHSDPIEAKTDESGGVDFDDVAPGNHTVEYEQEGKKYSQEVTVKGQPIKTAEDGAQAADVILQQAVFKELAVVENRPSLLLPASIAAMVALVVVGAFVLVKRRRGFVPNWPGSHGAGPTQAGPAGTPPAPQDPTGNLVDKVSGLQKPDPGSIVSPNEDDKGKQ, encoded by the coding sequence ATGTTTATGGTTGGAGGGCTCACTGCTTTATTTGGTGGTGCTTTTCTTCTGCAGCATACCCTTGCGGCGCCGGGTCAGTTCAGTATCACGGGAGCAGGCAGTGTTCAGAATGGTAACAATATAACCGTCGGTGTGCGGGTCAACCCGGGAACGGCTATAGATACAATCGATGCTACTCTGACTTACGATCAGTCTAAGCTCCAGTTTGTATCTGCCAATTCAGGTGGGTCTGGCTTTCCGTACGAACTACCAGGCTCGGGCGGCGGTGGCACCGTGGGCATGGTTCGATTTGTTAGCCCAGGAACAGTTTCTACGGATGTTCTTATTACGCAGGTAACGTTCAAGGCCCTTGCTGGCAGTGGCACAACTAATCTGCAGGTCTCTGGCACCGGTGCGTTAGTGGGCGTTGGTACCACTCCTAGCAATGGCAGCGCGACTATAACCCTTACTTCTCCGGCGCCTGCTCCTTCCCCTTCCCCAACCCCTAGCCCCAATCCGTCCACCCCTAATCCTAAGCCAAGTCCCTCCCCTTCACCTTCGCCGAGCGGTGGTTCGTCATCCGGAGGCGGTTCTTCCTCGGGTGGCTCTAGCAACTCGGGTAGTGGTGGCAGTGGCTCTTCCGGTGGCACCGCTAACAATTCGGGTAGCAAGCCCGCTATTGATCTAGACGTACAGAGGCGCCGCATTGAATTCACCAAAGCACTCTTCTTGGCCAAGGCTAAAACAAAATTCCGCATGTTCATAAAATATGGTCTAGAGAATCAGCTGGTTGCCCAGACAGAGCTAACCGGCTTCGGTACCGAGCACGAGGTTATGCTGAACGAGAGCGTCATATTGCCCGGTACAAAGTTCTACTACCAGGTGATAGCCGAAGACGAGCAAGGCAATAGAACAGAAATGCCGGTAGAGACCTTTAAGACAAAGGGCTACAAGATCCATATGTATCTGGTAGACAAGTACGAAAAGCCTCTTCGTAATAAGAAGGTAGTGTTGCACTCTGACCCTATAGAAGCCAAGACTGACGAAAGCGGTGGCGTTGACTTTGATGACGTTGCACCTGGCAACCACACGGTAGAGTACGAGCAAGAGGGTAAGAAATACTCACAAGAAGTCACGGTCAAGGGACAGCCCATCAAGACCGCAGAGGATGGCGCTCAGGCTGCTGACGTCATACTGCAGCAGGCTGTGTTCAAAGAGCTCGCCGTTGTCGAAAACCGCCCATCCCTCTTACTACCAGCTAGCATCGCAGCTATGGTGGCACTGGTCGTCGTCGGAGCCTTCGTCTTGGTCAAGCGTCGCCGAGGGTTCGTGCCAAACTGGCCTGGAAGCCACGGTGCAGGACCTACACAAGCTGGCCCAGCAGGTACTCCTCCTGCCCCACAAGATCCGACTGGTAATCTAGTCGACAAGGTGTCTGGTCTGCAAAAGCCTGATCCTGGCAGTATTGTCTCGCCCAACGAGGACGATAAAGGCAAGCAATGA
- a CDS encoding VOC family protein: protein MQSTLNPYLSFRDKTREAMEFYKTVFGGKLELHTFKEFNSAHDPSEEENIMHSVLTADNGITFMAADTPKSMDYKPGANISMSLSGTNDSELSEYFQKLSAGGTVTQPLVAAPWGDKFGMLIDKFGITWMVNVTAKK from the coding sequence ATGCAATCGACACTTAATCCTTACCTTAGCTTCAGGGACAAGACTCGTGAAGCTATGGAGTTCTACAAGACAGTTTTTGGCGGCAAGCTAGAGCTGCATACTTTTAAAGAATTCAACTCTGCTCATGATCCAAGTGAAGAAGAGAATATTATGCACTCAGTCCTGACCGCAGATAATGGCATAACATTTATGGCAGCCGATACACCTAAAAGTATGGACTACAAGCCGGGTGCAAATATCAGCATGTCACTGAGTGGCACCAACGATAGCGAGTTGTCTGAGTATTTTCAGAAGCTGTCAGCTGGCGGCACGGTAACGCAACCACTTGTAGCTGCTCCGTGGGGTGACAAGTTTGGCATGCTGATAGATAAGTTTGGCATTACCTGGATGGTTAACGTTACGGCAAAGAAATAA
- a CDS encoding lysine--tRNA ligase — MATLKELRDERLRKLEELKKLDINPYPATTSRTHTAQEVADKFEELQGQTVTLDGRLINTRKFGKIAFFVLKDASATIQLFLKHDTLAGLEAPNSQLGFEQINLLDPGDFIEATGPVIKTQTGEISIDVQKLRVLTKSLRPMPTEQDGFTNKEERLRRRYIDTNVNKDVYERYLRRSTFWQATRHFLLDEGFVEINIPVLELTTGGADATPFVTHMDALDQDFYLRISHELPLKRLLVGGYEKVFDIGPRFRNENYSDEHLPEHVAMEWYWAYADWEKGMELTERLVRAIADKTWGKRAFKLANGMDLDLGTDDQKWPRISFVDVIQEHYGLDVFTCTLDQVKEQLKNHQIEVEKTENRSRGIDKLWKKVRTTIAGPAFLVDIPTFLQPLAKTQSGKPELTEQFNLLLGGSELCKAYSELNDPVDQLNRFKEQQALRDAGDDEAMMLDVDYVEALEYAMPPACGFGFSERLFWYLEGVTAREGVVFPQLRREVDEVTKTIYPELYKDKS; from the coding sequence ATGGCTACCTTAAAAGAACTGCGCGACGAACGCTTACGAAAACTAGAAGAGCTAAAAAAGCTCGACATCAACCCATACCCGGCCACCACCTCCAGAACCCACACAGCCCAAGAAGTCGCTGACAAGTTCGAGGAACTGCAGGGACAAACCGTCACGCTCGATGGTCGTCTTATAAATACCCGCAAATTTGGCAAGATCGCTTTCTTTGTACTAAAAGACGCATCCGCAACCATCCAACTCTTCCTCAAGCATGACACCCTAGCAGGTCTAGAGGCGCCAAACAGTCAGCTTGGCTTTGAGCAGATCAATTTGCTAGACCCTGGTGATTTTATCGAGGCCACCGGACCTGTCATAAAGACGCAAACCGGAGAAATATCTATCGACGTGCAGAAGCTTCGGGTGCTAACCAAGTCGCTCCGGCCCATGCCCACAGAGCAAGACGGCTTCACTAATAAAGAAGAACGCCTCCGCCGACGCTACATAGACACAAATGTTAATAAGGACGTTTACGAGCGTTATCTGCGGCGCAGTACCTTTTGGCAAGCAACACGCCACTTCTTATTAGATGAAGGATTTGTAGAAATAAACATTCCCGTGCTAGAACTCACCACCGGTGGGGCAGACGCCACGCCGTTTGTCACCCATATGGACGCCCTAGACCAAGATTTCTACCTGCGTATTAGTCACGAGCTACCACTGAAGCGGCTGCTGGTCGGGGGATACGAAAAAGTATTTGATATCGGCCCACGTTTTCGCAACGAGAACTATAGCGACGAACACCTGCCAGAGCATGTGGCAATGGAATGGTACTGGGCTTATGCCGACTGGGAAAAGGGCATGGAACTAACTGAAAGACTGGTACGTGCTATCGCCGATAAGACCTGGGGCAAGCGTGCATTCAAGCTCGCCAACGGCATGGATCTAGACCTAGGAACCGATGACCAGAAGTGGCCACGTATTAGCTTTGTAGATGTAATCCAAGAGCACTACGGCCTGGACGTCTTCACCTGTACGCTTGACCAAGTCAAAGAACAGCTCAAGAACCATCAGATAGAAGTAGAAAAAACCGAGAACCGCTCTCGTGGCATAGATAAGCTCTGGAAAAAAGTACGCACGACTATTGCCGGACCCGCCTTTTTGGTAGACATACCCACCTTTTTACAACCGCTGGCCAAAACCCAGTCCGGCAAGCCGGAGCTGACCGAGCAGTTCAACTTGCTCCTTGGCGGCAGCGAACTCTGCAAGGCCTATTCAGAGCTGAACGACCCAGTAGATCAGCTCAATCGCTTCAAAGAGCAGCAAGCCCTTCGTGACGCCGGTGATGACGAGGCCATGATGCTCGACGTTGATTATGTAGAAGCGTTGGAGTACGCCATGCCACCAGCCTGCGGCTTTGGATTCTCGGAGCGCTTATTCTGGTACCTAGAAGGCGTAACCGCCCGCGAAGGCGTGGTCTTCCCCCAGCTCAGAAGGGAAGTAGACGAAGTCACCAAAACCATCTATCCCGAACTGTATAAAGACAAAAGTTGA